The nucleotide window CGCAGCTCCTTCAATGTGATGGATGCCACACCAGCTCTCCAGTCCCCTGCCCAACGAAGTTCACAGGCCTCTAGACACCCTATAACCCTTGCGAGCTCCATCATTTGCTTATCATTTTGCAGCGTTTCGGCTGCCTGCAGGCCAAGTATAACTGATTGGGCCCATCTAATGCTGCTTTCCCCATTCACATGGTCGAGTCGACCGAGAGCAGCCTCAATGACGATCTTATGGTTTGAGACTTTGGTTTGTGGTTTGTAGGTTTTCAGAGCGGCCATCTCGCAAGTCATGTTGCAAAGTTGTACCTCGGGTTCCTCCTGGATGAACAGAATCAGGATTGTATCTGAAGTAAACGTAGTCTTCTTGAATGGATGGCTTACCAActcatcgtcgtcatcagTAtataccttcttctcgtaATCTTTGCTTGCGGCCATAGTGCTGAGTAACGCAGTTTGGACTTCAATATGATTCTCGATTCTGGTTAGCCTTTCTAAGATCTCGGGTCTCTGTTAAGTATAGTCAGTTTCCACTGATAGGTCATCGAATGTATAGCTGAAAGTGAATGTAAAAGGTCTACTACTGACGGTGACCGACTTCGTCGTCCCCTTGGGAAGCATTTCAACACAGTTGGCACAGTCAAAGCAAAGTTCAGCAGTGGCAGAGGACATCATGTATTATTTGTTGGGTTGGCTTACAGATAACTCAACGGAAGAATGTAATGCCTGGGAAAAGATGCTTTTATATCTGGAACAGGTCATGAGACAAGATGCCAGATGGCGCGCGCGATTAGAAAGTACGACTTTTGACGTCATGACAGGTGACTACATAGTAATCGCTGTAAGAAGAGCAGCAAGTCAGCAAGCAGGTGTTCTCTGGAACCAGGGACCCGGGACAAGGCGAGCCGCGGGGACATGTCCCCATAGTGGGGGTCGCCGATTTTTTCAAATGTCCCAAGGTAGCGTTCCAGTAAACTAGAATTTACACGACCTGTTGCCTGTTACATCAGTTCCAGTAAACTACAGTTTACTGAAGCTTTGCTCAACCTGTCCCGGGTTAGTATCTTTCGTAATGGAAATGCCGCCTCATTAGTCTCGGCGTCAGCTCCACACATAAAATGTCATTCGTTGCAGCAACCTCATCCATGGTACTTCCGTTCTAAGAACAACATTGCTCATATCCATCGTTCAACTTTTTTTGACTGCCCCCACCTTGCAAAATGCCAGCTACCAGACGCACTAAGGGGCTTGACCCATTCCAACCTGCTGACACTCTCGATCCTCGCACGGCTCACACGATGCAAGATATCGCTGCTCTTCGCAAAAGTAATTTAACATTGAAAACAGCACGACAATATGCAACCAAAAATAAGCAATGGTATGCGTATTGTACCTACATGAATTTTCTTACAAAGTGAGCCGCCATCTCCCAAAGATGTATGTGTACTAGCTGTTGGCTGACGTTTTGCTCTTCACTCTGAAGAGACACTGTGACTCCGGCAAACGCAGCGTCGTACCTGTATAATTGGGTACTTAAACTTCCTCCTGACCATCACCGTATGATTTCGCCACAGGCTTTGTAGGGCATACATTGATATACTTTGCAGGTAAGAAGCAGGCGCACGTCCTTGTAAGAGAAGCCCAAGGTGGGCAAGTGCCAGAAGCTGTGCCGGGTCAGGAGCAAGGTCAAACGTCAACTTTTATTGagggagacgaggaagTCGACGATTCATTGCTTAACGGTATTGATGAGCCTGCGGACCCAGACACCGTTCAGGACGAGCATCTGATGCTTCTGAACGGTATCAATGACTTGCCGGATTTTAAGGAATTGCGCGAGAGTCTTGGATACCATGGTGCAGGTGAGTTGTCTCAGCTTCATTGCATGGCGGATGGTAACGAGGTTACAGATGCGAGCCTTGAGCATCTGCTGCAGTGCAAGCAATCTCTTGCTTCTGTCAGGCTCTATTTGGCTGCCCTTGTCGACCTTTGGGAGACCCAAAGGCAGGCGGGAATGAACGCTTTCCCCTCGCCGCGCACGAAAGCAACCAACTCTATCCTCAACGCTCTACGTCGTGTACGCAACGAACAGAGTATCCTTCGTTGTGACGATAAAGGTGACGGTGAGCTCTATCCTCCCTTTCCATATAATAAGGATATAAGCTGAACCCGCCCTTCAGATCTGTTCTACGATGGGATAGCGACGACCGAGAACATGAAAAAGTTGTTTCTCCATTATCTGCACCGGGATAGTGTCGAAGGTCTGCGCGATCTCGCTGCGCAAGCCGTCGGAATCCATGGACTTTTACGTGCGGATGATCAGCTAAGGATTACCCTATCGTCCATGTCCCTCAGACTCTTCGAGAATGAGGGACCCACACCTTGTCGTGGTGTCGTTTTCGCCAtaagagagggaaagacGACACATGACGGTCAGATCCAGTACTCAACTCTGTTGAGGAACAAAGATGTGACCCAATGCCCCGTCTCTTTCCTTGTTCTGTATCTTTTCGCCCGGTGGGAGGTTTTGTTTCTGCCCCATTACGAAGTTGCTGATCAAATGATCTGATTTGGTCTACTCAGATTCCATTTCAGCGAAGAGAGTTTCATTAACTCAGATGtgccctttccctctttgaAAAATCGCCAGGACCGGTATCACATCCCACTTTTTGTGTCTCGCCAGCCCGACACGATTACGCGTCTGAAATATGACGCTCTGAACAAGAGTGTGCGCAAAGCTCTTCGAAGCTGCGGCATCCATTGCAGGGCGTCTACCCACACGTCCCGCAAATGGGGAGCCCAGCTTACCGAAGATGGCGGCGCGCCGGAAGAGGACATAATGAGGCAAGGGAGATGGTGCACCAAGGTGATGGAGACGGTGTACCTCAGCAAATTCCCTCTCAAAGCATTAAGATCCCTTGCAGGATtcccaaaaaaagaaaggctCTTATTACCTTCCACGCGACATGGAAGTGCCTCAGGAACTTATCGAGAACGTCTTCCCATGGGTTGATGCTGCGTTGAGTCATATTCCCATGTGGAAAGCCAATCAACTGATGCTGAATATGCAGTGAGGCTGAGCTCTTCGACCCCGATCGCTCCCAGGGTGACAAAGCCGGTCGGGCATTCATCAAACTCATGACTGGTTTCGCTCGGTATTAATCCAAGATGCCCCTTTTATTCGCCAACTGGAACCTGACCTCTTTGTCTGGAAACACCCTGTCTTCTCCACATCCactttccttgcctttgaAGCAAGGGTGCTAGCCGAAGCGCAAAGCGCGGAAGCACGTATGAGCGAGGATGCAAGGCAACTTATCCCTGAACTTTCCGATTATCTCTCTACCAACTTCACTGCCTTGTTTAAGGCCACATATAACATCGACACCACCTTAACAGGACTAGCTGCGTCCGTTGCCAACAATTCTAAACTCATACAGGAAGAGCGACGTGCTGAGAAATACGATGCACTGCTGAATGGTATTGGAGATGCATTCCATGCAATGGCTCGCCGCCAACACAGCGGCAGCATTTCATCTCGATCTAATGGTAAGCATGTTTTCACAAATGGTCATGGATGGCGTGAATGTTATCTGACGACATGTCAGTCAACGCCCAAGAGAGCCAAACTACCGGTGTACTTGAAGGTCAACACCATGCGGGGCCTAacccatcctcttcttccaactccaTTGCTTCTCAGCCCAACTCCGCCAGCGGCTCTGGTGACCTAGTTCAACTCGAGGCATTGGTCTACAAGATGGATCGCGACGTAGGAGATGTACTAGAGTTATGGGATGAGTACATCGTTGGAAGGAATGGCCGATTACCTGTCAGAGAAATGAGCCAGCGAAACGAGTTTAGAAAGAATGAGGCCGAGAAAAAGATGTTCAGTCGGGGAAAACCAATCTATGAGGCCATCAGAGAGCTAGCTCGGGGGATGAACATAAGTGAGAGGGAAGCTGCAGGGTTAATTGAAGAGTATAGGACAAAAAACTCGATGGGCCTGAACAAGCTGAGCAATGTCGTCAAGGATGTTGTCAAGAACATGATTGTACATTAGTCTTATCGATACCGAATGTTGTAATTGTTTGAAATTGTAACCATAACTGTTTGAAATTGTAATCGTATGATAGTTGTACTTACGTTTATGCACGTATGACTgcctcatccttcccaaATTATGTTTCTGTCGCTACATATAAAGCTAATCAAACGGGTAAtcgaaggaagaagttggtGAAAAAAGAAGTGGTGGGAAAGGACGAGAGCTCGAAAAATGGGTCAAGACGGGTCAGCCGAAGCCTTTGGATATCAAATATTCCTTTTGGAAATGCGACATACCGTTATGCAGAGGGAAGGCAAGAGGTACACATGCACATAGCTCAAACATAGCTGCAAGCGACATCAGTATACGGTAGTGTTCCGAGTTTTCACGAACTTTACAATGCGAACGAAGTTACAAATGATCGCGACATGTGGATACCATGGATGAGATGGCGATGTGATGTAGTATATATGCATATGCATGCAGAGAAGCCCAGCAATCATGATGGTGCAGTGCGTGCAATGGTGGAGGATCGGCGCGGACTGCGTTTACGACTTAGCCACCGGACAACCCCGCCAGGACATGTCCTGGACAGGGTATAGGGTAAGGTCTTAAAACGGATTGTTCTTATCTCTCTGCAGTCATGTGATGCAACTATACTGACCCTTATGACTGAGCCGAATTGAACATCTTCACAGTAACGATAAATGCATAGAGAGTAGAATAAATATACAACTTGCCTTTCAAAGGTTTAATTGATAGCATAGTTCATACGACGATTGTGATGGACCGACGACGCTTCGTTGTTGATGAGCGCTTTATTATATATGAATGCCAGGCCACCTGCCAGCAGGTGATGGATACGTCGCACAGCATATACATATTCAAACATTGAAAGCCTCATAGGCATTGTAGAGCCACATAACGCTATCCCCAGCCCCAGGCATGCCCTCAAAACTTCgacaagaaagaaaagcgaagtaataataataatgctGGGATTGGATATACGATGACAAAAGTAGACGGCGAAATGCCGGCCGAGATAAGGAGTGGCACAGGAAACAATCCGCTGATTTTATCAGCTGTCGACGCCGACGGTTATCGCTTAGTTATTATCATCGGCTATATAGTTACTACCTTAGGCACGGAAGGGGTTTTCAGTTTTTATTGCTTCTCTGCCTTACAGACTGTTTTTTTATTATTACCTATATTCCAACTCTCATGATAACACTTAACACTGCTCGACTCCCTTCATATCTCACCATGGCTGTACCTGCTGAAGGCTGGACAAAATGATACTTCTCGCCCGAAGACTTTACCCACAGGAAGCTCCCCCCTCTCCCCAAAATGCACATGGGGAAAAGCAACCACACTTCCTCCCTTTGTCAAAAACCGGGTGAGAGCTGAGAAATGGTCGACGACTGCCGACCGTTGAACACCCAGAACTTTCGGCGAATCATGGGGCATCCCAATTACTATTTATTACAAATATGTTCCTTTGAGTTTAAAACCGAGATATGTAATCAACACAAGTGACTTCGTATTGCTCGATCTAATATAATACATATGCCACTCTTTTTGCATTTACTTCGGCAGGCGGAAGTAAACACAAATCAGCAAGCCGAAATGTCTAGTCATACTCTCGAGGACCGAATTGGCATTATTGTGAGGAAGCCCTCAGCGATGGCGTCCTGGAATATGAGATCCAGCAATGAGGGCATGCAAACGGAACTTTATTTCTCCCCcaaatggagaagattcCTTCGTATAGCTTAGAACAGGAAAACACTCGGTCAATAGGTAAAGCAGTTGAAAATACCAGCAGCCAGCAGCAAAGTAAGTCATGGAAAGTGCCCTTGCATCGGCTTAACCGACTTTTTCGTTCGTAGGTTTAAGCATAAACACAAAATTCGCCGTGTACAATTCGCCGTGTACAATTCATCCATCAACCGACGGACATCGCATCATGCAAATGCAACCGCAGGCTCTCATTGCATTTGGAACCACTCACAATATGcaatctctttctcttccggGGCCACATAATCCATTGTGAAATGTCCAACCTCGATTTTTTGGCAAGGGGAGCTTCATGGACTTTACAGATGACAACACAAATATTTTTGCATATCCTCGCCCATCTGCAAATTTCAGCTACATGACGGGACCTCGAATGACCAACAATTCCATCTTACACTCCATGATGGTATCAGCTCGATGGGCGATGACGATGCGAATGTTCCGGAATGATATCGTAAGAAACGTCGAGATATTTATATCCCTGTCAGAAGATTCAAATACTACGTACAAGATAAAAAATCAAGAGCAAGAGACCTACAGGAAATTTTGGTAGGCCTTTAATGAAACATCTCAGAACTGAATCCAATTGTCAACCCTTTTGCCCTGCTTGAGTACCACATATCGGGAGAGTTATTGATGTTATTACTTCCCCTTGacgaaaggaagaagacaaggaggatgatgagaaggatgaatCTGTCAAATGAGAGGGGAGACTGGCTGTCTGGTGCATCCTTGGGATCCGATATAGGTGGAGCATTCAGAGAAGAACTTAATGCTGCAAGAGCATCCCTCGCGCGAGGGAAAAGTAATCAGTCTAGCACAGCAGAAAAGTGTTTACAACCGGCCGCTCTCATCCGTCGGGATGCCAGGATGGACATTGCACAGGCGACCGTAAACTGGGGTGAAGCTCTTGGGCAACACACGGAGATTAGATTAGATTCGGTTCATAGGTTTAAATCAAGAATCCCGCCAGAGCCAAACATATATTTCATCTGCTTCGGTCTGTGCTAAGAGGATGAGCATAGCGGTCAGAGCGATGAAGGCAGTGGTGACAATGACAAAGCGCACTGGGGCATGGACCCAGTCGCATACGCACTCAGCTTACTACCAATGCTGATTATCTATCACAAATAAGCAAATCTAATATTACCGCTTTTGATCAGATGCAATTGTTTCGTCATTAGAACAGTGCATTGAATCACAAGCTCGGTTCCAAGCCTCGCTCTAGTTGCAAAAGTGTTCGCATTTATCAGTGTATTACTATTTGCTACAATATAAGAAATAGAAGTCTCCTTTAACCTTCAAATACCATAACTATTACACATCCTCTTAGAGAGCCTGGGTCTTGCTGGAGTGATGGCCACCAGTGGAAGTGGCGTCGGGGGCGGCATTTTCAGCGGATACGTTGGAAGACTGGCCAGCAACTTGAGGGGCGCCCTCGACTATTGGGAGCTCTCAGAACGGTTCGCAGGTTTAAATCTAAGATACAACTTACAAGTACTGCAGTGCTCACCCTCGCCTTCGAGAGAAGACTTGTTCTTAGCGTACTTATCAGCTGAGATGGTGGGGAGGGTGGTGACCTCGTGGACAATAGGGGCGTCCTCAACCCTCTCGTGGACGGCCTTGGTCTTGTGGACAACGGTGGGGTCAACAGTCTCGCGTTGAACAACAGGTTGGACTGGAAGTGATATGTAAGGATGGGGTTGCAAAATAGTTAAAACGACTAAGTAACTTACCGGTCTCGTGGATGTGGTGGTGTTGGTGCTCATTGAGAGCAGTACCCACGTGCTCTCCGCTCTTTTCGACCGCACCAGTAGATCGAGTGTCCTGAGCCAAGTTCCTCTGCTTCGCAAGAGCCTCCTGATGTTCAGgtctcatttcctccttGTGTTCTCGGGCGATCACAGGTTCGGTGGTGTTGATATGTTTGGTGTCGAGGGTCTGCTTGTCCTCAACAGGCTGAAGTCGGTGCTAGAGTTGATATGTAAATCATGTGTCATGGTTGTGGGTAtatgggaaaagaagacatACTTGAAGGTGGTGAACATGTCGCTCGCGGTCGACGGCTTCAGCGGTCTCAACACGTTCTTGAGGCCTGATATGCTCCTGGACGACCTCGGGGGCGGTGTCTGTGCAGACCTGTTGCCAAAAGTTAAGAGGATGCACCGACTAAAAGAAAACGACAAAGACGCACTTCAGTGGTTTCGGGCTTGCTAGACTTAGAGAAGAATTCCTTGACACCTTGGGTAACGCCGGACATTGTTGCTCGTTGTGTTCGTTGGTTTGGGTTAATGAATTGGAGCGGAAAGTGTATTGACTGTCGTTCGATAGTGATGTGATGAAAACCCAAGAGATATCCaaccctcctccctctcttttAAAGCATGCCGCTTGGCACTTAATATCTGAAGAGGAATCGATGACGAAATAGGTCGGGAATCGTCCAACTTGGGGATCGTGAGCTTATCGCATTATCGATGACATCCTCCTATGATGTATGTCTTCTCTGTCGAGAGCCCTGAATTATGTCGGTAGCTACTGAGGATACCTGCAGGTCTT belongs to Cryptococcus neoformans var. grubii H99 chromosome 7, complete sequence and includes:
- a CDS encoding antiphagocytic protein 1, translating into MMSSATAELCFDCANCVEMLPKGTTKSVTRPEILERLTRIENHIEVQTALLSTMAASKDYEKKVYTDDDDELEEPEVQLCNMTCEMAALKTYKPQTKVSNHKIVIEAALGRLDHVNGESSIRWAQSVILGLQAAETLQNDKQMMELARVIGCLEACELRWAGDWRAGVASITLKELRTLMI
- a CDS encoding allergen, which translates into the protein MSGVTQGVKEFFSKSSKPETTEVCTDTAPEVVQEHIRPQERVETAEAVDRERHVHHLQHRLQPVEDKQTLDTKHINTTEPVIAREHKEEMRPEHQEALAKQRNLAQDTRSTGAVEKSGEHVGTALNEHQHHHIHETVQPVVQRETVDPTVVHKTKAVHERVEDAPIVHEVTTLPTISADKYAKNKSSLEGEGEHCSTFEGAPQVAGQSSNVSAENAAPDATSTGGHHSSKTQAL